In Terriglobia bacterium, the genomic stretch CGCCTTCTGGCGCGATCAAGCGGTGGACAAATTATTGGCGGCAGAGCCGCTGAAGGTACCGGTGATGCTCGTGGACAGCCTGTGGGATCAGGAGGACATCTACGGCGCCATCGCTGTCTACAAGGCCATCAAGCCCAAGGACACAGACAACGATAAGGTTTTCCTGGTGCTGGGCCCGTGGCACCACGGCCAGGAAATTCGTGATGGCAGCACGCTCGGTCCATTGAAATTTAACAGCGATACCGCGCTCACCTTCCGCCGGGAGATCCTGCGCCCTTTCCTGGACCAATACTTGAAGGATGGCGCGCCCAAAGCCGACGTTTCACCGGTCATGGCGTTTGAGACCGGGACGAACACATGGCGTCGCCTGCCCGCTTGGCCCGCCGGCTGCACTTCCGGCTGCACGATCCAGGCGACGCCGATCTATCTTTCCGCAGGCTTGAAACTCCACTTCGCCGCCCCTAAGATCGGGGACGCGGCGTTCGACGAATATGTCTCTGACCCCAGCAAACCCGTTCCGTTTCACGCGCGCCCCATTCCTGCCGGCAACTTCGATGGCGGCAAGAGCTGGCGCGAGTGGCTGGTGACCGATCAGCGCGAGGCTGCGGGGCGCCCGGATGTTCTAGCGTTCGTCTCCGATGTCCTCAAATCGCCTGTCAAGATCAGCGGACAGCCGCAAGTGCACTTGGTCGCCTCCACCAGCGGGACCGACTCTGACTGGGTGGTCAAGTTGATCGACGTCTACCCCGACGAAGTGGCGGCCCAGCCGGAAATGGGCGGATATCAACTGATGGTTTCCGCCGACATCTTCCGCGGCCGCTATCGCGAAAGCCTGGAGACGGCCAAGCCCATCGCAGCAGACCAGCCGCTGCCGTACCGCTTTGCCCTGCCCACGGCGAACCACGTCTTCCTACCCGGGCACCGCATCATGGTGCAGGTCCAATCGAGCTGGTTCCCCCTCTACGACCGCAATCCGCAGACCTTCGTTCCCAACATTTTCTGGGCAAAGCCTGGGGATTACCGTAAGGCCGTCGAGCGCATCTACCACGCCCCCGACCAGGCGAGTTTTATCGAACTGCCGTTGGTCGTGACGCATTGAGAGGGGACGATAGTGGAAAAAAGGTCCGGCAGGCCCGAATAGTAGAGAGAATCAGGAAGGGCGGATCCGCATTTCTGAACGAGATCGGCACGCACAGCATTTCTATTGACGGGCTGATCTCCCGAAACGGGCGCCTGTCCCCGGTTTGTGGAGTGCATTACTTCTCTTGATATGGTAGAATTTGTGGAAGTGGAGGAAATCGTGCACACCGCTTACATTACATCCAAGGGCCAATTGGTGGTGCCGGCGAAGATGCGCCGCAAGTACAACATCAAGCCAGGCACCCGGATTAACTTTATAGAGGAGCCGGATGGAAAGATTGTCATGCAGCCGATCACCCCGGAGGCCATCCGTTCCCTGCGAGGGATTCTGAAACCGAAGACGGGTGAGAAGTCGGCCACGGGGCAGTTGTTGGGGGATCGAACCGAAGATCGTCGCCGGGAGGAGGCGCGGCTTGCGAAACATCGTCCTCGATAGCTTTGCCGTGCTGGCCTTCCTTTTTGATGAACCGGCAGCCGAACAGGTGGAAGCGCTGCTGAACAAGGCGGAGCAGCAAGGAGATCGAGTCCTGATCGGGGCCGTCAACTGGGCGGAGGTTCTTTATCGGGTGTCCCGCATGCAGGGAGAAATCGGGTTAGCGGCCGCGCGGCAGTTCGCCCAAACACTGGCCTTGGAGATTGTTCCCGCCGACGCCGTCCAGGCGGAAGAGGCCGCTGAGTTCAAGCTCGCCCACAAAATGTCGTTGGGCGATTGTTTCGCCGCGGCGCTGGCCAAAGTAAGGAAAGCGGATCTGGTGACCGGCGACCCTGATTTCAAGTCGGTGGGGGGGCGCATCCGAATCGCCTGGCTGAAGCCCTCCTCCTAAAGATAATCCTACGCTGTTGAGAACGGTTGAAAGAAAATACATGCGGGTCCGGGACCGCCATCCTCCTGGTCCACCGTGTCGCCTCCACCAGCGGGACCGGCTCCGACTGGGTGGTCAAGCTGATCGACGTCTACCTGGGCGAGTTGGCGGGGCAACCCAAGATAGGGGTTATCGAATGTTCGTGCCTGACCCTAACGGGTTTCTTTTGCCTTCCTGATTAGTCCGCTTGAATCAAGAGCAAGCTTCGAATTATACTGCGCCAGCATTCAAGCTTTTCTTGGAGCCCGTCATTGCCCAATTCAATCGAGGCCCTAAAAGGGCGATTGCAGAAACTCATTACCAAATTCCAAGCTGACCGAGAGTACTATCTTTCCAGCAAATACCTCGAAGCCCAGGCCCGCGTGGACTTCGTCACGCCTTTTTTCAAAGCGCTTGGTTGGGATGTTGAAAATGAAGCCGGCGCACTTCACCACCAGCGGGAAGTCATCGTCGAGCGAGGCGAGGCAGAAACTGAAGGCCGACCTGATTACAGCTTTCGAATCGCCGGCCAAACCAGATTCTTCGTCGAGGCCAAGGCCCCTTGCGAAACTCTAAGCACACCAAAGCACATTCTTCAGGCCAAGGGCTACGCTTGGAACACCAAGCAGGTTTCCTTTGTGATCCTGACGGACTTTGAGGAATTCCGCTTCTACGACGCTTCCATTCGGCCCGACGAGCGCATGCCGGATGAAGGTCTCCTACTTTCACTCAAGTACACCGAGTACCTCAGAAATGCAGAGAAGCTCTGGGAGTTTTCTCGGGAGCGTGTTGCGGCGGGCTCACTGGACGCGATGTTGCCTCGCGATCGGCGTACTCAGCGTCTACGGATCCCGGTTGATGCGGCGTTCCTCGATGAGATGACCGGCTGGCGCGAAGACCTAGCCCGGAATGTTTTCAAAAACAATCCCGACCTTACCGCCAAGCAACTGAACGAAATCGTTCAGCGCTTGCTTGACCGTATCGTCTTCGTCCGCATTGCTGAAGACCGGCGCATCATCGAGAAGAACCAGCTCCGCGACGCAGTGGAAGAATGGCGGGCGCGCGGTGGCAAGTTTCATATCTTTGACTGGTTGAACGATCTCTTCCACAAGATCAACGACGACTTCAACGGCGAAATCTTCAAGCCACACCTTTCGGAAACCATCAAGATCGAGTCTGAGGGGCTTGCAAAAATCATTGAGCGCCTCTACCCACCAAAAAGCCCTTATCGTTTCGATGTCATCGGCGTCGAACTGCTCGGCTCCATCTATGAACGTTACCTGGGGAAAACTATCCGGCCCACCGCCAAAACCGTCCGAGTCGAGGAAAAGCCAGAGGTTCGCAAGGCCGGCGGCGTCTATTACACACCCAAATACATTGTCGATTACATCGTCAAGAACACAGTAGGCAAAGTCGCTGAAGGAAAGACGCCCAGACAAATCGAGAAAATCCGCATCCTCGATCCGGCATGCGGCTCTGGTTCCTTCCTCATCGGCGCATTTCAATATCTCATTGATTACCATGTGCGCTACCTCATTGAACACCCGAAGGAAGCTCGCGTTCATCCGCTGTTCCCAGACTTGATCAAGGATGAAAGTGGTGAGCCCCGGCTGTCGGTCATTCGCAAGGCGCGCATATTGAAGAACAACCTCTTCGGGGTGGACATCGACCCTCAGGCTGTTGAGATCACTATGATGAGCCTTTACCTCAAGGCTCTCGATGGTGAGAAATCGCAGCTCCCGCCGAAGCACCACTTGTTGCCCGAACTCAAGTACAACATCATTTGCGGGAATTCCCTCATCGGTCCAGATATCTATAGCCAGGGCACACTGTTCGGCGAGGCGGATCGTGATCGTATCAATGCATTCGACTGGAATTCTGTCGTCGCAGGTTTTGGCGACGAAATGAAATCAGGGGGATTCAATTGCGTGATTGGAAATCCACCATACGGCGCCTCGCTCGGCGATTCTGAAAAGCCGTATCTGTCCCAGAAATTCAAGACAGCCACAAGCGAACTTGATACTTACAGCATGTTCATAGAACGGGCAGTCGGAGTTTGCGCGCCCAGAGGCCGCGTATCGATGATTGTGCCAACTGGTTGGTACAGTGGTTCAAAATTCTCGAAGCTCCGGCAATTCATTGCGGTACAAACGGATCCACAAACGTTGATCAACCTTCCCTATGATGTCTTCCCAGCGTGGGTTGACACAACGATTTTTGTCTTTTCCAAACGTGCTGAACCAACGACTTGGCCACGCCGAAGCCGCTGCGGGGTCCTCCTGAAGACCTTTTCAAAACGACATAAAATCAAGTCGCTATCTGAGTTTGAGGAGGACACGAAATTTGCTGAACTGACAAGCTGGTTTGCACTGGGAGGGGACGAATTCCTAACTTACGCAGACGAGGCCACAAGCAGGATTATCACAAAAATGCAGAGGACAGGTAAGCCTCTCGGAGAGATCTCGGATGTCCAGCGTGGTGTGACCCCGTTCAATCTCACACCCACGCGCGAGCAAAAATGTAGCGTGCGCGCTTTTGCTGGGACGGTACGCCGATATTCCATTGTAATGGGTCCTCGAAGATTCATTCGATTTGATGACACTCTGGCAGAACCTAAACCCGATCGGTATTTCAAAGGACCACGACTGCTCTTGCGGGAACTTATAAGTCGCCAGTTTAGGCTTCAGGCAGTGAAGACCACCGAGGATTTTGTCACCAACAAATCGATGCAGAGTATTTTGCAAGGCCAGGCCGGGCCAGCCCTGAACTTTATTCTCGGGTGTGTGAACAGCCGACTGATGTCGTGGTACTTTCTGCATCGATCTAACATCGCGCAACGCGACGATTTTCCTAAGATTGTTTTAAAGGAGAGCCGGGGTTTGCCTATCCACTTGCCAAATGTTCACGATCCTGCAGATAAGGCGCGCCACGATAAGCTCGTGGCGCTCGTGGACCAGATGCTAGAACTGCACAACCAAAAGTGTTCCGCTAAGCTGGCACCATCGGAACTAGCTCGTATTGACCGGGAAATCGGTGTAACTGATCGCGAAGTTGACGAATTAGTCTACGAGCTCTACAAAATCACATATGAAGAAAGAAGGCTGATCGAGGAAGGCTAGGTGAACGATATGGCGTATACAATTTTCCTGAGCCACAGCTCTTCAGATAAGGAATGGGTCAAATGGATTGCTGCCAATGCACAGCAGGTGGGTATAGAGGTGTACCTTTACGAACATGACCCGCAGCCAGGCAGACTGGTCGCTGACAAGCTCCAAGCTGCAATCCATGTTTGTGATTCATTGGTCGTGTTGATTACCGGAAACAGTCAATTCTCGCCTTATGTCCAGCAGGAAATTGGATCGGCCAAAGCGCTGAATAAGCCCGTGATTCCACTCGTCCAACCAGGCATTGGCCAGTCGAGCCTCGCGATGTTGCAAGGAGAGGAGTACATACCGTTTGACTTCGCCAGCCCTGAGCATGCAATGTCCGCGCTTTTGGATTATTTACAGAGAGCAAAACAGAGCAAGGAGAAGGGGCAAGGTGCTCTCTTGGTGATTGGAGCGATCATCGTCGGGGCTTTACTCCTCAAAGGCAAGGGCTAAAGGCTTTTGACTTTAACGACATGACCCGGTATGACAACTTGTAGCACTGTTCAAGAGGATGCTGGAACTGCACTGGAAGGAACATTCGGTTTCGCCTTGCCAAATTGTGCACTCGGAACATGACGGCATCGACGGCAAAATCGCTGTGACCGACCGCCCAAGAATGAAATTGCATGTGACAAATCCAACGTCGCGGCCAAGGATCGAGGCTCTTCTCCTCTTGGACCGCGCGAATACGAACGGCCGCGCCATGATTTCTTCCGCATGCGATAAAGAGAGATTTCCATGATAAATAGAATGATTGACTTTTCGAGTCACTTGGATCGAAAGGGCTTTGAATCAGACAGTAAAGCAACATGGGGGCAGTCGTTCTTCGATACTGTGGAAGATCTTAAGTCTCTGCTTAGTCGTCGCCCGCCAGAGCAAAGGTTACAGCAGTTCTTCGAGAGCCATCCGTACCTGCTTCCCGGCATTGACGCCCTACACAACGGTCCTTTGGCTGGAATCGTCGCTACGAAATTCTGTTTAGGGAATTCATTCCAGACTGATTTCTCCTTTGTCAGCGCAAATTCTCAAGAACTACGAATTACCTGCGTGGAGATTGAATCACCCCGGAAGAGCATTTTCAGAAAGGATGGGGAATTCAGCCGTGACTACTTAATGGCAAAACAACAGATTCTGGACTGGATGTTTTGGGCACACCACAACGTTAAACAGGCATTAGATTGTTGGGGCCCTCTCATGGGGGGACGAGTCCGGAGACTACACACGATATATTTCGGGGGCTATCTCGTTTTTGGCAGAAGGGCCGAGATAGATAACCCTAAGAAGCAGGAACGATGGTCAGCGGAAGATCTAACTCTTGCCAGAGGCTTGTCAACCATGACGTATGACAGATTGCTGGACTGGAGAGAAGGTCGCTGGATTCCAAAGATACGGTACGGAAAAATTGCAGTATGTTCTTACAAGGACAGAAGATTCATCGCCAAGAAGCTGTGTATTTAGAAGAACTGGGGTCGACTATGAATGCGGACGAACTAAAAGGGCTGGGGCAGGATGTGTCCAAACTCATCTGGGCAAGTATCAAATTGTGAAATCTGGGCGGTTTATGACATCAGAGTGTAAGAGAGATGGATTTTTGAAGAGAGAGTGAATTCCTCCGGCCTTGTCAGAGAGCAGGAGAGGAGGCTAGCCCCATGCCCGAGACGATGAATCAGATATTAGTCTTGTTGGTTTTCATAGTGCCTGGCTTCATTGTGATTCGAGTGAAGCGCATCGCCTATCCAAGAGCTGAGGAGGCGACGCTCAGCATCGTCCTTGACAGTCTCGCACTCAGCAGCTTGGTTCACGCCATCTGTTTTCCGATTTGGTATTGGATTTATGCTTCTCGGTCTTACGCCACAGCGCCAACTCTCTTCGTGCTGCAGGTGTTCGTGATCCTGCTCCTTGTTCCTGTTCTGTTCGGCATTCTGTTCAATTTTTCTGTCAGGACAGACAAGGCCCGATGGCTTCGTGAATTTCTCTATTTTCCGCATCCCGACCCCACGGCATGGGACTACCATTTTAGAAAGGGAAGGGCCTACTGGATTTGGTTGACATTCAAGAATGGTCAAGTGATGGCTGGGCTCTTCGGCCCAAATTCGTTCGCGGGCTCCTTTCCGAACAGGCAAGACCTTTACATCGAGAAATTGCTTTCACTCGATGAGCATGGTAAAGTCAAATCGTTAATCGAAAACTCTGCGGGAGCGCTCGTAAGGATGGATGATTTGGACCGCATCGAGTTCTTCGAGATCGGAGGAGTCAAAGTATGAGTGAAGAGAAGACAGTTCGTGCACTTCGGGAAAGCCATCAGCCTCTCAAAAATGAGATCACTAAAGGTTATCCGGTTAGTCAGCAGGTAGATCTGGCCAACCTCAAGCCCCCTTCAAACCTCGGAAGCGCGGCTGTCACCCCGCAGAACTCGAATCAGTCAGCTCCTGCCCCCGCCAAGACTAACAAGTGAAGGAATGTCGGTGCCTGACCCGAATTCCTATTACAGCCGTTCAGGGTTGTGTGAGATCAAATCTTTTCTTGAGGTAGTTGAATCGCGAGAATGGGATCCTCCCTTCGTGCTGCAAGCGACCCACGACAATACCCGCCGAAATGCCAAGGGAATCCGCAAGGGCCCGGATTCCGGGTTCTGTAAACTTCGATGCGACAATGAATCGCCGCCATTGGGACTCGGGGATGAGGTGGGTTGTGGCGAAGGCGTCCGCTTCTCGCTCTTTGTCGTTTCCACCGGCGCCATCCTCCAGGAATACGTCGCGTTTGCCATGCAACGCCACATGACCCGCCTCGTGGAAGAAGGTGAACCAAAAGATGTCTTCCACCTTGTACCTACAACTCAATTGGATGATCGGATGATCGCCCACCCATCTTACCGCACCATGGATTGAAGTATGGGGAAGCTCCTCCACGAAAACCACGGCTACACCAGCCTTACGACACGCTGCCGTCAGGGACCGTTTCAACGCGGCGGGACG encodes the following:
- a CDS encoding DUF4263 domain-containing protein, with amino-acid sequence MINRMIDFSSHLDRKGFESDSKATWGQSFFDTVEDLKSLLSRRPPEQRLQQFFESHPYLLPGIDALHNGPLAGIVATKFCLGNSFQTDFSFVSANSQELRITCVEIESPRKSIFRKDGEFSRDYLMAKQQILDWMFWAHHNVKQALDCWGPLMGGRVRRLHTIYFGGYLVFGRRAEIDNPKKQERWSAEDLTLARGLSTMTYDRLLDWREGRWIPKIRYGKIAVCSYKDRRFIAKKLCI
- a CDS encoding type II toxin-antitoxin system VapC family toxin, with translation MRNIVLDSFAVLAFLFDEPAAEQVEALLNKAEQQGDRVLIGAVNWAEVLYRVSRMQGEIGLAAARQFAQTLALEIVPADAVQAEEAAEFKLAHKMSLGDCFAAALAKVRKADLVTGDPDFKSVGGRIRIAWLKPSS
- a CDS encoding CocE/NonD family hydrolase, producing MIPMRDGVKLHTVILIPKGASGAPMLLTRTPYDATKLTNHAESSHLGPILEGYDNTVDVIVEGGYIRVVQDVRGKHGSEGDYMMNRPQHGPLNPTPVDHATDTYDTIDWLVKNVPESNGRVGILGISYDGFTPLMALVHPHPALKVSVPMNPMVDGWMGDDWFHNGAFRELGMAYILDQEATRKSEPQWWTSHFDDYDMFMEAGSAGELGRRRGLEQVGFWRNILAHPSYDAFWRDQAVDKLLAAEPLKVPVMLVDSLWDQEDIYGAIAVYKAIKPKDTDNDKVFLVLGPWHHGQEIRDGSTLGPLKFNSDTALTFRREILRPFLDQYLKDGAPKADVSPVMAFETGTNTWRRLPAWPAGCTSGCTIQATPIYLSAGLKLHFAAPKIGDAAFDEYVSDPSKPVPFHARPIPAGNFDGGKSWREWLVTDQREAAGRPDVLAFVSDVLKSPVKISGQPQVHLVASTSGTDSDWVVKLIDVYPDEVAAQPEMGGYQLMVSADIFRGRYRESLETAKPIAADQPLPYRFALPTANHVFLPGHRIMVQVQSSWFPLYDRNPQTFVPNIFWAKPGDYRKAVERIYHAPDQASFIELPLVVTH
- a CDS encoding N-6 DNA methylase, whose protein sequence is MQKLITKFQADREYYLSSKYLEAQARVDFVTPFFKALGWDVENEAGALHHQREVIVERGEAETEGRPDYSFRIAGQTRFFVEAKAPCETLSTPKHILQAKGYAWNTKQVSFVILTDFEEFRFYDASIRPDERMPDEGLLLSLKYTEYLRNAEKLWEFSRERVAAGSLDAMLPRDRRTQRLRIPVDAAFLDEMTGWREDLARNVFKNNPDLTAKQLNEIVQRLLDRIVFVRIAEDRRIIEKNQLRDAVEEWRARGGKFHIFDWLNDLFHKINDDFNGEIFKPHLSETIKIESEGLAKIIERLYPPKSPYRFDVIGVELLGSIYERYLGKTIRPTAKTVRVEEKPEVRKAGGVYYTPKYIVDYIVKNTVGKVAEGKTPRQIEKIRILDPACGSGSFLIGAFQYLIDYHVRYLIEHPKEARVHPLFPDLIKDESGEPRLSVIRKARILKNNLFGVDIDPQAVEITMMSLYLKALDGEKSQLPPKHHLLPELKYNIICGNSLIGPDIYSQGTLFGEADRDRINAFDWNSVVAGFGDEMKSGGFNCVIGNPPYGASLGDSEKPYLSQKFKTATSELDTYSMFIERAVGVCAPRGRVSMIVPTGWYSGSKFSKLRQFIAVQTDPQTLINLPYDVFPAWVDTTIFVFSKRAEPTTWPRRSRCGVLLKTFSKRHKIKSLSEFEEDTKFAELTSWFALGGDEFLTYADEATSRIITKMQRTGKPLGEISDVQRGVTPFNLTPTREQKCSVRAFAGTVRRYSIVMGPRRFIRFDDTLAEPKPDRYFKGPRLLLRELISRQFRLQAVKTTEDFVTNKSMQSILQGQAGPALNFILGCVNSRLMSWYFLHRSNIAQRDDFPKIVLKESRGLPIHLPNVHDPADKARHDKLVALVDQMLELHNQKCSAKLAPSELARIDREIGVTDREVDELVYELYKITYEERRLIEEG
- a CDS encoding toll/interleukin-1 receptor domain-containing protein; translated protein: MAYTIFLSHSSSDKEWVKWIAANAQQVGIEVYLYEHDPQPGRLVADKLQAAIHVCDSLVVLITGNSQFSPYVQQEIGSAKALNKPVIPLVQPGIGQSSLAMLQGEEYIPFDFASPEHAMSALLDYLQRAKQSKEKGQGALLVIGAIIVGALLLKGKG
- a CDS encoding AbrB/MazE/SpoVT family DNA-binding domain-containing protein, with amino-acid sequence MVEFVEVEEIVHTAYITSKGQLVVPAKMRRKYNIKPGTRINFIEEPDGKIVMQPITPEAIRSLRGILKPKTGEKSATGQLLGDRTEDRRREEARLAKHRPR
- a CDS encoding DUF6338 family protein; translated protein: MPETMNQILVLLVFIVPGFIVIRVKRIAYPRAEEATLSIVLDSLALSSLVHAICFPIWYWIYASRSYATAPTLFVLQVFVILLLVPVLFGILFNFSVRTDKARWLREFLYFPHPDPTAWDYHFRKGRAYWIWLTFKNGQVMAGLFGPNSFAGSFPNRQDLYIEKLLSLDEHGKVKSLIENSAGALVRMDDLDRIEFFEIGGVKV